Part of the Lotus japonicus ecotype B-129 chromosome 6, LjGifu_v1.2 genome, GGCTGCAGTTGAAAGCTTCACTAGTGAGCCTCAAATTTGGGACGTATCATATCATATATCTGATTGGAATTATAGAGTTCTTATAAGTCAACAATACGTGCATATTTTGATTGGAATTTGATTtgaactttatttttttttagtaatCATGTGTTGAGTGTCACCTGGGACTGTTCTTGTTATATGGAATTGAATGACTGCAGTTATGTGAAAGCTTCACCAGTGAGCCTCAAATTTGGGATGTACCATATATCTGATCAGTTACCATTTActtgtttcttttcttcttctctctctcagGTCGAGATTTTATAGCTCCATGTAAGTGCAAAGGCACATCAAAATATGTACATCGGGATTGTTTGGATCACTGGCGAGCTATTAAGGTAAAGATACTGTCTCTTGTAACATCTTGAAGGAATATTTTTTCAGTACTTCTGTAGTACATACTCCCCCTATTAAAAAAAGACACCTAACACGTATGATAAGTAATTCCAATTTTatagttttttaaaatttaacaacGAGAGTGAATGTCACATTGTGATTTGTGAGATTGGATGTACTGAGTCTTACAGTACATTAGTTATACTGGAAGTTCGCTCCATTATGAAATTGTGGCATGCTTTAGCTACAATAAAGAATTTATCTATATCCCGCCATCATAAAATAACTACTTCCTTTGTAAGTGGTGATTCGTGATTACCTGTAAGGGTGGAAAGCAGCAATTGTATATGTAGAACTGAGTGAAAGCCATGTTTGGTGGTCACGAACTActttgtttggctaatcacttaaACAAATATCTTCATTATGCTCTTATTTATTGATCTCACAATATTTTCTTATCTAGGTCTATTAGCCTCTAGTTTACTTGGTAGAATTTCATACAACTAAATAGGTTTTTTGTTGATTCTATCTCTTCAGTTATCTCTCTATCCCCTGGTCATTCATTATGTTTTTTATGTGTTTTCCAACTTTATTTTGTGTAGTTTATTTTTGCAATTTTAGCTTACACTTGGATTGTAATATGTTTTCCTTGCTTTGCAAGATTTTTTTCCTTCACGTCTCCTGTCATTTACACATTTGGGTTTGTACTCTAGAGCCATCTAGTTGTCATTAAAATGAAGTTTTGTGCTTTTATCTGATGATAAAAAGAACTGAAGTCTATGACCTGACTTTCCTTCGGAAAAGACAAAGATCCTCTTGTATGCTTTGTGCATAATGAGGAGTAAAGTATCAATAACCAGTGATAGATAAACTCCTGGATATTCTGTATTGTATACAAGTATCTGGGATTCTGGATAATATTAATAATCAGCTTTTATAATACGCAACCACCTACTCTTCATATTCTTTAAAGTTTAACTCAGTTTAGATCCTTGTATTCTAAGCCTAGCAGTTCCATGTGTTAAATGGTGTACTTCAGAGTGCCTCATCTAATAAATATATGTATATCACTTAACGTTCCTGCAGGAAGGGTTTGCATTTGCTCACTGCACTACCTGCAAGGCTCCTTATCATTTGCGTGTTCATGTTGCTGCTGATAGGAAATGGCGTACCCTGAAATTTCGGTTTTTTGTCACCAGAGACATTTTGTTTATTTTCCTGGCTGTCCAGCTTGTAGGTGAATTTATCCCATTCACGTGGCCATATAGATACTTATCTTCTACTTTATAAATCCGTATATATGACATGAATCTGATTTAGCACCTCATTTCTTTTGCATGCAGATCATCGCCTCTCTGGCATATTTGGTTTATCTAATAGATGGTTACCAGCAGTATTGGCTTCGTCTTCTATGGGGTTTTGATAGTGAACTGAGTTTTTATTACATATGTGGTAAGATTGCAATTAACTTGTATCTTAATGTTtaacaaaaattattttctctaaacttcccctcttttgtCTTGAGTACAGAGTTACCTTGTTTCACATATCAAAAGATACTGGTTTTGGTGTTGATTTCATgctgttgttattgttgttgttgtcaaaTACAGGAGCTCTCTTGTTTTTCGCCTTGCTTGGCCTTTCTGGGTGCTTCATTACTTGTTATGATCGAAGGGTTCGCAGTGATTTGGCTCAACCTTGTAGAGAATTATGTCTTTGTTGTTGTCAACCTGGGTAATAACCTTAATTTAATATATTCATGAACCTTTGACATTCTGAAAACACACAGTTATGATCCTGCTTGACACGTCATAGTAATGGTCGTCTTCTTGTTTGGAAATAGTGCTTGGAAAGTaatatttgatatttattttgCACTCTATTGGGTATCCCTCTTTAAACAAAGTGAATTGTGAGTGTGTAATAGAACCCAGAAAGTTATGGAGTATTATTGATGAAAACCCTAAGATACAAGAGAGAGACCCAACACGCTCCCAAAACCCAAATCCCAAGTGGTCTCTAAGATAATCCCTAATGCTCACTAACTACTCTTATATATAGGCTACATGCCTCATTAACTTTCTAACTGACCCTCTACCTCACTAACAACTACTATCCCTTCTTAATAACCCCACATACAtatgagtgtgtgtgtgtgtgtacaATTATGTCCATGAGGTCTGGACCTATGATCTAATGCTAACTACCCAAGCACCTCACACTAGTCCAATCCTAGATTGTCTGTCTGTATAATTTAGATATTTCGCTTATAAAATTTTGTTGCTAATATATTCATGTTTGCATATACTAAACTGGGAAAGAAGGTTGTTACATGTTACAATGAAGTACGTTAAATTAGCAGCAACTCTGTAATTCAGAATGGTAATGATCTGTGACTGGGTTGATTTTTATTTCATGTGCTGTTGTTGCAGAGTTTGTGCAGACTGTCATTTGCCCGGCACTCTCTGTATGTGGACTGATTGCACCACATGCTTTGAGAGTTGTGGAACCATGGCAACAGAATGTGGTGGTTGTTTGGGAGGTGCTGGGGAAGCAGGGCTACCATTATTATTTATAATGGCTTTGATTGTTCTGGGACTATTTACTGTAATTGGGATATTTTACAGCGTATTGGTGGCTACTATGGTTGGTCAACGCATATGGCAACGCCACTATCACATACTTGCAAAACGGATGTTAACCAAGGTGTGATTGGTTTACTTTCTCATCTTTTATGCATTTGGTGCATTGCGATTATGAGTCAAATCTTTCTGTCACTTGGTTTATTTGGTCAGCATTTAAATCCTATATTATATCTTCACTGAGACATTTATTTGGTAAGGAATAGCCAAGAATATCAACCTTAAATGTCTGCTTATGCAACTGGCTTACTTGGACTCTCTTGCATTAGAGCAATGTTTAttgaaaggatttttctgaTGTTCTTGGCTAATGTAAATGTATATCAGCTACTGTGGTGTGGCTGTTTCACTGTACTTAAAAAAGGATCTTGCAGTCTAATGAGTAATTGGCAGAAAACTAAAATCCGAATTTGGAAAGTACTATGCAAACTTAATCCTTCGCTTAGCCAAAAAGGGAAATGGTTGACTCTTGGAGTTGTCTGCTTCCTCTTTCTTAAGCTCATGCTTGCCACACTCTGCAATTTCTTCGTACTTCAATTTTAACCGAAATTCCTTTGTCATCTGCTGCACATGCATGCCCAAGTTGATATTAATTCACACATCCACCCCTCATGAGTACATGTGTGGTAGAACTTAGTGATGGGAGGGTAACTATCAGTGATACACCAGGCTAGGCATCCTTTGACTTACATTTGACATGACACTCAAACAATTTGAGATTAGTTATCCTTAATAGTAAATACTGTTAAGCCCATGTGATCTGAAATATCCTGACATTATTTTGATTTGTTGAATATGAAACTTTTACTACTTCTCATCTCAGGAGTATGTGGTTGAAGATGTTGATGGAGAGATGACAGACTCTGATTGGTCTCCCCCTGTCCTTCCACCTGAGCATGTTCAGCAATTGAAAACATTGGGTCTACTATGAGATTGAAGGACTCTTTAGTCATCTACTGACCAGAATGACAGTACAGATAGGCTGGCACTCGCTTTGTTTTGGTATGCTGGTCCATTTCTTGAAGATCTGCAGTTAATTGATAACAGTGTAATAGCCGCTCAATTCAGTTTGGCTTGAACTGTACATTTGTGCTGAACTGCTCTATGTggaaatttatgattttattaatttgtCCACTAAtgtaaagaaaatgaaaggatTTTCGAATTCCTAATAACACGTTACTGGTTGCTGCTTGGAAAATCTTGTTTCCGTCTCTGATGGGCGTATGTTCTAAATACCCAACTATTCCAACTATCCAAGAATTTCTAAAAGATAATCCAGGTAATCACCACTTAAAACTAGTTGAGTCATCCTACAGACTGACTTTTAAAGCACTATCTGTGAAATAACATTGACAGATATTCTCCCCCTGCATATGAAAAGATTTGCAAAATTTtactgcttttttttttttcttcttaacgAATCAATCATATATATTAGCTGAGTGCAAACAAAATCCACGAGTTGGGCCAGAGGCCTAAGTAGGGTTTGGATCTAAAAAAGCGCTTTTGTCCTATACTATCTAACTCTCTAGATTTCGTAATGGGAAAGTAAGATACCTAAGTATAAagatgttaagttcaaacgctgaatacat contains:
- the LOC130723764 gene encoding uncharacterized protein LOC130723764 → MADHSDSSPLVPPQPLSDAFEIDLEAGPSEQIQCRICLETDGRDFIAPCKCKGTSKYVHRDCLDHWRAIKEGFAFAHCTTCKAPYHLRVHVAADRKWRTLKFRFFVTRDILFIFLAVQLIIASLAYLVYLIDGYQQYWLRLLWGFDSELSFYYICGALLFFALLGLSGCFITCYDRRVRSDLAQPCRELCLCCCQPGVCADCHLPGTLCMWTDCTTCFESCGTMATECGGCLGGAGEAGLPLLFIMALIVLGLFTVIGIFYSVLVATMVGQRIWQRHYHILAKRMLTKEYVVEDVDGEMTDSDWSPPVLPPEHVQQLKTLGLL